The proteins below are encoded in one region of Telopea speciosissima isolate NSW1024214 ecotype Mountain lineage chromosome 10, Tspe_v1, whole genome shotgun sequence:
- the LOC122643211 gene encoding uncharacterized protein LOC122643211 — protein MKGITSAKDMMDKLKELFSQTDVHEHHELVGLIHNTKMQEGTPIIDHVMKMRNLFEKLEILDTSFTLKYKRNVIFSSLPIAYSPFVCNFNMNRLDAEPTKVGNMLQEEEKALKKEKGEVNATEVQGFNSKNKGKKIKGQQG, from the coding sequence ATGAAAGGCATAACCTCTGCCAAGGATATGATGGATAAGCTCAAGGAACTTTTCAGTCAAACTGATGTGCATGAGCACCATGAGCTTGTTGGTCTTATCCATAATACTAAGATGCAAGAGGGAACTCCAATCATCGATCATGTCATGAAGATGAGAAATTTGTTCGAGAAACTGGAAATCCTTGATACTTCCTTCACTCTTAAGTATAAAAGAAATGTGATCTTCAGCTCTCTCCCCATAGCATATAGCCCTTTTGTCTGCAACTTCAACATGAATAGGTTGGATGCTGAGCCGACTAAGGTGGGTAATATGTTACAAGAGGAGGAGAAAGCACTTAAGAAGGAAAAGGGTGAGGTCAATGCCACAGAAGTCCAAGGTTTTAATTCCAAGAATAAAGGGAAGAAGATCAAAGGCCAACAAGGATAA